The following coding sequences are from one Nicotiana tomentosiformis chromosome 3, ASM39032v3, whole genome shotgun sequence window:
- the LOC138908102 gene encoding uncharacterized protein — translation MRARPMHLTPPLARSAPARPCFTAIPDSTYCPPTIQGSSSGYSGQQGQASGQQSTISRGCFECGDLGHVKRFCPRLWGKAEQQDYLPLITAQAVTPAVWPPRGGGQVGRGSPRGRGQSGGALSRFYAFPARPEVVALDAVITCIISVNGRDATVLFDPRSTYSYVSSLFAHFLSVSRESLGTPLYVSMLVGDSNIVDQIYRSCIMNIYGYETIADLLLLDMTDFEVILGMEWLSPYHVILDCHVKTVTLAILELARLEWKGSSVSASSNVIPFLKVPHIVKKGCLAYLA, via the coding sequence ATGAGGGCTCGACCCATGCATTTAACACCACCGCTTGCTCGGAGTGCTCCAGCACGCCCTTGTTTCACTGCTATTCCAGATAGTACTTACTGCCCGccaactattcagggttcctccagtgggtattcaggccaacAAGGTCAggcttcaggtcagcagtccactatttcgaggggttgtttcgagtgtggggaTCTTGGCcacgtgaagaggttttgtcccagactttgGGGCAAGGCTGAACAACAGGACTATCTGCCCTTGATTACCGCACAAGCTGTCACACCAGCTGTTtggccgcccagaggcggagggcaggtgggtaggggcagtcctagaggtagaggccagtcaggtggtgcTCTAtctaggttctatgcctttccagctaGACCAGAAGTAGTAGCcttagatgccgtgatcacatgtattatttctgtcaaTGGTAGGGATGCTACGGTACTGTTTGATCCAaggtctacgtattcatatgtttcatctttgtttgctcattttttgaGTGTTTCtcgcgagtccttgggtactcctttATATGTATCCATGCTAGTGGGCGATTCTAATATTGTGGATCAGATTTATAGGTCCTGTATCATGAATATTTATGGTTATGAGACTatagcggatcttctgttgcttgatatgaccgactttgaggtcatcctgggcatggagtggttatctccatatcatgtcatccttgattgtcatgttaagactgttaccttggcgatactAGAGTTggctagattggagtggaagggttcatctgtcagtgcatctagtaaTGTTATCCCTTTCCTGAAGGTTCCACACATAgtcaagaagggttgtttggcttatctagcttaa